Proteins from one Limnothrix sp. FACHB-406 genomic window:
- a CDS encoding 4-hydroxybenzoate solanesyltransferase, with product MGNLQQTGRAIVRLLRWDKPAGRLILLIPALWALVLASDGRPHPLLVLLVVVGTITTSAAGCVVNDLWDRNIDPKVERTKQRPLAARSLSVKVGVGVMLVAALCAAGLLPFLNGLSVLLSVAAVPVIALYPAAKRVFPVPQLVLAIAWGFAVLIPWSAAIDPPSLDLPAWLLWGAVVLWTLGFDTVYALADREDDRRLGIHSSALFFGDLAPQAIGAFYAGTALLLAYTALALELNIGFWLTLFGAIGLWVQQYLRLSDRQLSRAAYGKMFAENVTIGFVLLAGMLVGCWF from the coding sequence ATGGGCAACCTTCAGCAAACAGGGCGGGCGATCGTGCGGTTGCTGCGCTGGGACAAACCGGCGGGGCGGCTGATTCTGCTGATTCCGGCCCTGTGGGCCCTGGTGTTGGCCAGTGACGGCCGGCCCCATCCCCTGTTGGTGCTGCTGGTGGTGGTGGGCACAATCACCACCAGTGCCGCCGGTTGCGTGGTGAATGACCTGTGGGATCGCAACATTGACCCCAAGGTAGAACGCACCAAACAACGGCCCCTGGCCGCCCGATCACTCTCGGTGAAAGTGGGCGTGGGGGTGATGCTGGTGGCGGCCCTTTGTGCGGCCGGGCTGTTGCCCTTTTTGAATGGCTTGAGCGTGCTGCTTTCTGTGGCGGCTGTGCCGGTGATTGCGCTCTATCCTGCGGCCAAGCGGGTGTTTCCAGTTCCGCAATTGGTGCTGGCGATCGCCTGGGGGTTTGCGGTGCTGATTCCTTGGAGCGCGGCGATCGACCCGCCCAGTTTGGACTTGCCGGCCTGGTTGCTGTGGGGCGCGGTGGTGCTCTGGACGCTGGGCTTTGATACGGTTTATGCCCTGGCCGATCGGGAGGACGATCGCCGGTTGGGCATCCACTCCAGCGCCCTCTTCTTTGGCGATTTGGCTCCCCAGGCGATCGGGGCGTTCTATGCGGGTACGGCGCTGCTGTTGGCCTACACGGCTTTGGCCCTGGAGCTAAACATTGGTTTTTGGCTCACCCTATTCGGGGCGATCGGTCTTTGGGTTCAGCAATATCTGCGCCTGAGCGATCGGCAACTGTCCCGCGCGGCCTACGGCAAAATGTTTGCGGAAAACGTGACGATCGGGTTTGTGCTCCTGGCCGGAATGCTGGTCGGCTGCTGGTTTTAG
- a CDS encoding ribokinase — translation MAQVWVLGSINADRTVAVAKLPQPGETVLAGAIGEASGGKGANQAVAAAKLGAATALIGRVGEDAIGEILLQDLQTSGVDVSRVAIDSLAPTGQAWIAVDGLGQNQIIVLPGANQAVGGAEVDRLQRSLGSAPRPIALLLQLEVPLAAVVAAAQAGQAAGAIVLLDPAPAPEHLPPELWAAIDWITPNATEAAQLVGFPVQTPEDAARAATRLQELGAKGAIVTLGEQGAWVAGPTDCFWQPAFPVRAIDSVAAGDGFNGALAAALVAGQPLSVAVRRAAAAGALTTTRSGAQSALPNAGELTAFLAQNASN, via the coding sequence ATGGCACAGGTTTGGGTTTTGGGCAGCATTAATGCCGATCGCACGGTGGCGGTGGCCAAGTTGCCACAACCGGGAGAAACGGTCTTGGCTGGGGCGATCGGGGAGGCCAGCGGCGGCAAAGGGGCGAATCAGGCCGTTGCGGCGGCCAAGTTGGGAGCGGCCACGGCTCTGATTGGCCGCGTGGGTGAAGACGCGATCGGGGAAATCCTGTTGCAAGATCTGCAAACCAGCGGCGTTGATGTCAGCCGGGTGGCGATCGATTCCTTGGCTCCCACGGGCCAGGCCTGGATTGCAGTGGATGGCCTGGGCCAAAACCAAATCATCGTGCTGCCCGGGGCTAACCAGGCGGTGGGCGGTGCTGAGGTTGATCGCCTCCAGCGCTCCTTGGGCAGTGCGCCGCGCCCGATCGCCCTGTTATTGCAACTGGAAGTACCCTTGGCGGCCGTGGTGGCTGCGGCCCAAGCGGGTCAAGCGGCCGGGGCGATCGTTCTTTTGGATCCGGCCCCGGCTCCCGAGCACCTCCCCCCGGAACTTTGGGCCGCGATCGATTGGATCACTCCCAACGCCACGGAAGCGGCCCAACTGGTGGGCTTCCCGGTGCAAACCCCCGAGGATGCGGCCCGCGCGGCTACCAGGCTCCAGGAGTTGGGAGCCAAGGGGGCCATTGTGACCCTGGGCGAGCAAGGGGCTTGGGTGGCTGGGCCGACGGATTGTTTTTGGCAACCGGCCTTCCCAGTCAGGGCGATCGACTCTGTGGCGGCGGGTGATGGGTTTAATGGAGCGCTGGCGGCGGCCTTGGTGGCGGGACAACCCCTCTCGGTGGCCGTGCGGCGAGCAGCGGCGGCGGGCGCACTCACAACCACCCGATCGGGGGCCCAATCTGCCCTACCCAACGCTGGAGAGCTGACGGCTTTTCTGGCCCAAAACGCATCGAATTAA
- the thrB gene encoding homoserine kinase: MTSLNAVTVTVPATTANLGPGFDCLGASLALYNEFRFTRIESGLEIIPTGTEADRVSRDETNLVYRSYAKVFELAQETPYPVRIEIGLGVPLARGLGSSATAIAAGIAGANYLLGGALSPAQVLALAIETEGHPDNIVPALLGGCRLAADREGIWTQCEVPWHSSIQPVIAVPNFELSTEAARSVLPPSYSRADAIFNAAHLGLLLRGINEGRGDWLTTAMQDRIHQPYRMTLIPGFEAVRQAAIEAGAYELVISGAGPTLLALAHRDKAAAVGEAMQAAWTATGIGAVAGPVELDVYGTRVQP, encoded by the coding sequence ATGACCTCCTTGAACGCCGTTACCGTCACCGTTCCTGCCACCACCGCCAACTTGGGCCCCGGCTTCGACTGTTTGGGGGCTTCGTTGGCGTTGTACAACGAATTTCGCTTCACCCGAATTGAGTCGGGCTTAGAAATTATTCCCACCGGCACGGAGGCGGATCGCGTCTCGCGGGATGAAACCAACCTGGTTTATCGCTCCTACGCCAAGGTGTTTGAACTGGCGCAGGAAACGCCTTACCCGGTGCGGATTGAGATTGGCTTGGGTGTGCCCTTGGCCCGGGGATTGGGCAGCTCGGCCACGGCGATCGCGGCGGGCATTGCCGGAGCAAACTATTTGTTAGGGGGGGCGCTGTCGCCGGCCCAGGTGTTGGCCCTGGCGATCGAAACGGAAGGCCATCCCGATAACATCGTGCCGGCCCTGTTGGGGGGCTGTCGTTTGGCGGCCGATCGCGAAGGGATTTGGACCCAATGCGAAGTGCCTTGGCATTCCTCAATTCAACCGGTGATCGCAGTTCCCAACTTTGAGCTATCCACCGAAGCGGCTCGCAGCGTGTTGCCCCCCAGCTATTCCCGGGCCGATGCCATTTTCAATGCGGCTCACTTAGGTCTCTTGTTGCGGGGCATCAACGAAGGGCGCGGCGATTGGCTAACCACTGCCATGCAGGATCGGATTCACCAACCCTATCGCATGACCCTAATTCCCGGCTTTGAGGCGGTACGGCAGGCGGCGATCGAGGCGGGAGCCTATGAGTTGGTGATTAGCGGAGCGGGCCCAACCCTGCTGGCCTTGGCCCACCGAGACAAGGCGGCGGCCGTGGGTGAAGCCATGCAAGCGGCTTGGACGGCAACGGGCATTGGAGCTGTGGCGGGGCCGGTGGAGTTGGATGTGTATGGAACCCGAGTCCAGCCGTAA
- the purS gene encoding phosphoribosylformylglycinamidine synthase subunit PurS encodes MSTQQYRAKIHVTLRPSVLDPAGVAVQSGLKQLGYEGVDSVRIGKYIELTVAATDPEAARSQVDEMCDRLLANPTIENYSIEIA; translated from the coding sequence GTGAGTACCCAGCAATATCGCGCCAAAATCCACGTTACCCTGCGTCCCTCTGTGCTCGATCCGGCCGGTGTGGCGGTGCAGTCCGGCCTGAAGCAGTTGGGCTATGAAGGGGTGGATTCTGTCCGCATTGGCAAATACATTGAGCTGACCGTGGCGGCGACGGATCCAGAAGCGGCCCGCAGCCAAGTGGATGAAATGTGCGATCGCCTGTTGGCCAACCCCACCATCGAAAACTACTCGATCGAAATTGCCTAA